The following proteins are encoded in a genomic region of Tenebrio molitor chromosome 7, icTenMoli1.1, whole genome shotgun sequence:
- the LOC138134941 gene encoding ionotropic receptor 93a-like, whose amino-acid sequence MADKGDESYDGIEIKMLEEILKDWPKRFWHFHKKKDTPGELFALTLRTVLHNKCDVAICSQWMQVAYRFQIEKSAGYTFTCRNLLVHRSQLLSDFGFLLQPLEPNLWLIYLITFIFSSIMMYTISNILDKARTLKIPRTNIIIILTHTLRIYFLGPIGQIPYMRERSMRLMLLSLFLFCVLISTYYSAGLTLCLRFPRFSKNINSLNDVIENNIKWIDSNKWFRNWMKNTSNELFERLALQFELVTSISQRNEKLRQENYAMVVDTLPDQYEQFFMFAETLDNHGREHLKILQEDIGCFNVLFPLRVNSPYVEIFNKVLVRLVEHGFIDHWHSTFINKSEYRFMKVFFQRYSHQVPQNINLQKLQGAFYSLFLGHSFAFIVFCVECYIKKQR is encoded by the coding sequence ATGGCCGACAAAGGAGATGAATCGTACGATGgcatagaaataaaaatgttggaGGAGATTTTGAAGGATTGGCCCAAACGTTTTTGGCATTTCCACAAGAAGAAGGATACACCGGGGGAATTATTCGCGTTGACTCTTCGTACCGTCCTCCACAATAAATGCGATGTTGCTATATGTTCCCAATGGATGCAAGTGGCTTACAGAttccaaattgaaaaatctgCGGGGTACACGTTTACGTGTAGGAATTTACTAGTTCACAGATCGCAACTCTTATCTGACTTTGGATTTCTTCTGCAACCGTTGGAGCCAAACTTATGGCTAATTTATCTGATAACATTTATATTTTCGTCGATTATGATGTACACCATATCAAATATTCTAGACAAAGCCAGAACTTTGAAGATTCCACGCACAAATATTATCATAATTTTAACGCACACgcttcgaatttattttttgggaCCCATCGGTCAAATACCTTACATGCGTGAGCGTTCCATGAGGCTGATGTTACTGTCTCTTTTCTTGTTTTGCGTCTTAATCTCAACTTATTACTCAGCTGGACTGACGCTGTGTCTGCGATTTCcacgattttccaaaaatataaaCAGCCTCAACGATGTCATCGAAAATAACATCAAGTGGATAGACTCCAATAAGTGGTTTAGAAATTGGATGAAAAATACCAGCAATGAGTTATTTGAAAGACTCGCACTGCAATTTGAACTTGTTACAAGCATATCACAAAGAAACGAGAAACTAAGACAAGAAAATTACGCCAtggttgtagatacacttccGGACCAGTACGAACAATTTTTCATGTTTGCTGAAACTTTGGATAATCATGGGAGAGAACACCTAAAAATTCTACAAGAAGACATTGGTTGTTTTAACGTTCTTTTTCCCTTAAGAGTGAACTCACCTTATgtcgaaattttcaataaagtcTTAGTTAGACTGGTGGAGCACGGGTTTATCGATCATTGGCACTCGACCTTTATCAATAAATCGGAATATAGATttatgaaagttttttttcagCGGTACTCGCACCAAGTACCGCAGAACATAAATTTGCAAAAGCTTCAAGGCGCgttttattctttatttcttgGTCATTCTTTTGCATTTATAGTTTTTTGCGTGGAATGTTATATCAAAAAACAAcggtaa